The region CGAGAGCACGCCACCGTTACGGATGACCAACTCGACTTCGGCCGCCTTGGCGTAGGAAAGCGTCCGGGTCATGGTCACCGGCTCGACTTCCAGTTCTTCGGCTTCCTTCAACTGCTGTCGAGACGCGGCTTCCTGGGCAAGCTTCTGTGTGCTTGCGATCCGGAGGACGTTGTTCTCCAGGACCTTGTCCAGACCGTTGTTCTTCAGGATGAGATCGAGAGCCTGATCCCACGGCACCTGATCAAGAACGATCGTGACACGACCGGAGACGCCCGGGTCCAGCACGAAGTTCAATCCGGAGATCTCGTGGAACAGACGGAAGACTTCCTTGATATCCGCATCCACCAGGTTCAGCGAGATCCGCTTACCGGTGTAGTTTGCGGAACCGCTCCCGATCCGGCGGGACTCGAAGTTCCCACTCACCCCCGACTGAGCTTCCGGGCTGGGCGCCGGCGCGGCCAGCGACGGACTCTCGCCGATCAGGCGATCGATCTCGTCGGCCGCCATCGAGCGCTCGGTCTCTTCGGCGATCACTTCGGGCTCGATCACTTCGGGCTCGATCACTTCGGGCTCGATCGCTTCCGGCTTCTCGGTCACAACCTCGTCATGCAGGTCGATCGGTCGCTGAACGGCCTCGATCTCGGTTGTCGTCGAGACGACAGCCGGCCAGTTGGCGGTCTCATCGCCGAAGCTGAGGACCAGACGGTCATCCAACTCCGAGATGTGGTACGCCAACGGCTCCATGAGATCGAACACGACGCGCGTGACCGGCACCGGTTCTACCAGATGTTGCGATGCTCGCACCTGAACGACGCCGGCGAGATCCACCGGGAATCGATAATCGTCCAGACGGCTGATCGTGCCGTTCAGATCGATCACCAGTCGATCGGGTCCATCGAGCACCAAGGTCTCGAATTCCAGTGGCCCGTTGGCAAGCAACTCCACGATGGGTTGCCCAGCCTGATCGGTTGCCACACTTACCGACAGTAGATTGCGGACCTGACCCTCTGCGGCGAAGACGGGTGCCAGTAGCAACCCGACTGCAACGCAGCCGATCAGAAGCGTCCGCTTCCACAAGTTATTCATTTCCGCTCCCCTCGTTATCCAGCGGCTCTAAACGTTTCTCAATATCTCGATAGGGTTTGATCCGACGCGGATCATTGACCTTCTGACGGAAGGTCACGATGCCGGCTTCGGAATCGACGCCGATGATCCGGCCATCGTAGAATCCGTCACCGACACGCATGAAATAGCCCTTGCTGTCGGATCCGACAAACAACGCAACGTCGCCGTTGACGCGGTCCTTCGCGATGCCGACAAGGTCCATCTCCGTAATCAACATGCCGGCCG is a window of Acidobacteriota bacterium DNA encoding:
- the pilQ gene encoding type IV pilus secretin PilQ; this translates as MNNLWKRTLLIGCVAVGLLLAPVFAAEGQVRNLLSVSVATDQAGQPIVELLANGPLEFETLVLDGPDRLVIDLNGTISRLDDYRFPVDLAGVVQVRASQHLVEPVPVTRVVFDLMEPLAYHISELDDRLVLSFGDETANWPAVVSTTTEIEAVQRPIDLHDEVVTEKPEAIEPEVIEPEVIEPEVIAEETERSMAADEIDRLIGESPSLAAPAPSPEAQSGVSGNFESRRIGSGSANYTGKRISLNLVDADIKEVFRLFHEISGLNFVLDPGVSGRVTIVLDQVPWDQALDLILKNNGLDKVLENNVLRIASTQKLAQEAASRQQLKEAEELEVEPVTMTRTLSYAKAAEVELVIRNGGVLSPRGRVIVDERTNTLIISDIPKRVEPLDQLISTLDTQTPQVVIEARIVETSRSYTKSLGVTWGLNAIADASRGTSTGLSFPHNASVGYGLNLPGDSSSTLGFSLGNVVDSFTLDLELNALETEGKSRTLSAPKIATQNNERAEIEQGVRIPIVNTTATEINVEFVSASLRLIVTPQITAEGTVILDVVVENNSPDFVQTAGEIPSIRTQRAQTKLLIKDGGTSVIGGIFTHSEGANELGVPWFRKIPLFGWLFRSQNVNKEDRELLIFLTPKIVKFS